One region of Stigmatella erecta genomic DNA includes:
- a CDS encoding Tox-REase-5 domain-containing protein, with product MSEEEFKKAVAQHAPSVPSVKRPLEYAGKLFGVPERSGWLWYEGRSQRLMASEPGSHRNLRLLPEDEELKRQYLQWCEQTWGGGDCLLLLVDKPFLDGDAKYALAMAIAQSKVLGAMKEELAGMVSPQAVMATVVGGLTMYAILLALPEPVSKGVAALLTLGAMAYLGWDTVWKLIDGWLVLMKEVDKATTFDSIYAFGERFGETMGEKAARAFVMLATVAMGNTAAGMATTLPTLPGAGQVAVVAETQMNIRFTAPALAQVDSVAITAEGVTIALAPNAVAMAARNSSGGKAGAKAAPPSSGGPGEWVKANEAMTEHSRRYQAQVTGAPGGYVYRVKLGDTYVKFDGFDEGILLETKSTGYAQWVDKNLNFFGIFKGRLQMLEQATRQVEAADGTPIRWIVAEEKLAGALRKMFKAERLDIEVVHVPSIPLP from the coding sequence ATGAGCGAAGAGGAGTTCAAGAAGGCCGTCGCGCAACATGCTCCCTCCGTGCCCTCCGTGAAGCGGCCCCTGGAGTACGCCGGGAAGCTATTCGGAGTGCCCGAGCGCAGCGGATGGCTCTGGTACGAGGGCCGCAGCCAGCGGCTCATGGCCTCGGAACCGGGCAGCCACCGCAACCTGCGCCTGCTACCCGAAGACGAGGAACTGAAGCGCCAATACCTGCAGTGGTGCGAGCAGACGTGGGGAGGCGGCGACTGCCTGCTCCTGCTGGTGGACAAGCCCTTTCTGGATGGAGACGCCAAGTATGCGTTGGCCATGGCCATTGCCCAGAGCAAGGTGCTGGGCGCCATGAAGGAAGAGCTCGCCGGGATGGTGAGCCCCCAGGCAGTGATGGCCACGGTTGTCGGTGGGCTGACCATGTACGCCATTTTGCTCGCGCTGCCCGAGCCGGTGAGTAAGGGCGTGGCGGCGCTGCTGACGCTGGGGGCCATGGCCTACCTGGGCTGGGACACAGTGTGGAAGCTGATTGATGGGTGGCTGGTGCTGATGAAGGAAGTGGATAAAGCCACCACCTTCGACAGCATCTACGCCTTCGGAGAGAGGTTCGGGGAAACGATGGGGGAGAAGGCGGCGCGAGCCTTCGTGATGCTGGCCACGGTGGCGATGGGGAACACAGCGGCAGGCATGGCAACGACGCTGCCGACGCTGCCGGGAGCCGGGCAGGTGGCGGTGGTGGCTGAGACGCAGATGAACATTCGCTTCACTGCCCCAGCGCTGGCTCAAGTGGACTCGGTGGCCATCACTGCCGAGGGCGTCACCATCGCCCTGGCCCCCAACGCAGTCGCCATGGCGGCGCGCAACAGCTCAGGCGGCAAGGCGGGCGCGAAGGCTGCGCCGCCCAGTTCCGGTGGCCCGGGGGAATGGGTCAAGGCGAACGAGGCCATGACCGAACACTCACGCCGCTATCAGGCGCAGGTAACAGGAGCCCCCGGAGGCTACGTCTACCGCGTCAAGCTGGGGGACACGTATGTGAAGTTCGACGGCTTCGATGAGGGAATTCTGCTCGAAACCAAGAGCACTGGGTACGCGCAGTGGGTCGATAAGAATCTGAACTTCTTCGGGATTTTTAAAGGGAGACTCCAGATGCTCGAGCAGGCGACACGTCAGGTAGAAGCCGCCGATGGAACGCCCATCCGGTGGATCGTCGCTGAAGAGAAGCTCGCGGGTGCACTCAGGAAAATGTTCAAGGCAGAGCGCCTCGATATTGAGGTCGTTCATGTTCCCTCGATCCCTCTCCCTTAA
- the bla gene encoding subclass B3 metallo-beta-lactamase, which produces MTRKTPLLAAALGALLCAPAFAQKLPAKPATKPPSQREIWNAPAEPFHVIGTVYSVGPAGLASYLFKTQEGLIVLDAALPESVPGIEANIQKLGFKLSDVKIILNSHAHFDHSGGLAQLKKDTGAQLYAMEGDVSALEGGFYLGSEGDKSLNTPPVKVDKVLRDGDTVSLGGVTLKAYLTPGHSRGCTSWGQTVQHQGKPYELLVFCSATVAANRITPPLQYPGIVEDYRRTFAKAKAMKVDVFLAPHPEFFDMAGKRAKQKDGAPNPFINPSEFKPFIEKLETAFEKSLAGR; this is translated from the coding sequence ATGACACGGAAGACGCCGCTTCTCGCCGCCGCGCTGGGGGCTTTGCTCTGCGCTCCTGCCTTCGCGCAGAAGCTCCCCGCCAAACCTGCCACGAAGCCACCCTCGCAGCGCGAGATCTGGAACGCTCCGGCCGAGCCCTTCCACGTCATCGGCACTGTCTACTCCGTGGGCCCCGCTGGGCTCGCCTCGTACCTCTTCAAGACCCAGGAGGGGCTGATCGTCCTGGACGCCGCGCTCCCGGAATCCGTCCCCGGAATCGAAGCCAACATCCAGAAGCTCGGCTTCAAGCTCTCGGACGTGAAGATCATCCTCAACAGCCATGCCCATTTTGATCACTCGGGCGGCCTGGCCCAGTTGAAGAAGGACACCGGCGCCCAGCTCTATGCCATGGAGGGCGATGTCTCGGCGCTCGAGGGCGGCTTCTATCTCGGCAGCGAGGGCGACAAATCCCTGAACACGCCCCCCGTGAAGGTCGACAAGGTGCTCCGTGACGGCGATACGGTCAGCCTGGGCGGCGTCACGCTCAAGGCCTACCTCACGCCCGGCCACAGCCGCGGCTGCACGTCCTGGGGCCAGACGGTGCAGCACCAGGGCAAGCCCTACGAGCTGCTGGTCTTCTGCTCGGCCACCGTCGCCGCCAACCGCATCACCCCGCCGCTGCAGTATCCCGGCATCGTCGAGGACTACCGGAGGACCTTCGCCAAAGCGAAGGCGATGAAGGTCGACGTCTTCCTCGCCCCGCACCCGGAGTTCTTTGACATGGCCGGCAAGCGCGCGAAGCAGAAGGACGGGGCCCCCAACCCCTTCATCAACCCCAGCGAGTTCAAGCCCTTCATCGAGAAGCTGGAGACCGCTTTCGAGAAGTCTCTCGCCGGCCGGTAG
- a CDS encoding slipin family protein, with translation MSELFGALGFLVPLAVVFVLFASGVRIVSEYQNGVVFRLGRYVGLKRAGFRWLIPFIERMVIIDLRTVARDVPPQDVITKDNVSVKVNAVVYFRVIQADKAVLQVEDYLYATSQIAQTTLRAILGQVELDELLSERERINQELQQVLDARTGPWGVKVSNVEVKHIDLPLEMQRAIARQAEAERERRAKIIAAEGEHQAAEKLSLAADVLSRNPATLQLRYLQTLVEITGGGNHTILPIPLELLRAFGAVPVRPFRPEEPREDEPEDGEDASPGLS, from the coding sequence ATGAGCGAGCTGTTTGGTGCCCTGGGTTTCCTCGTTCCCCTGGCCGTGGTGTTCGTCCTCTTCGCCTCGGGTGTGCGCATCGTCAGCGAGTATCAGAACGGCGTCGTGTTCCGGCTGGGCCGCTACGTGGGTCTCAAGCGCGCGGGCTTCCGCTGGCTCATCCCGTTCATCGAACGCATGGTCATCATCGACCTGCGCACGGTGGCGCGCGACGTGCCCCCGCAGGACGTCATCACCAAGGACAACGTCAGCGTGAAGGTGAACGCCGTCGTCTACTTTCGCGTCATCCAAGCGGACAAGGCCGTGCTCCAGGTGGAGGACTACCTCTACGCCACCAGCCAGATCGCCCAGACCACGCTGCGCGCCATCCTGGGCCAGGTGGAGCTGGACGAGCTCTTGTCCGAGCGTGAGCGCATCAACCAAGAACTGCAACAGGTGCTGGACGCGCGGACCGGCCCTTGGGGCGTGAAGGTCTCCAACGTGGAGGTGAAGCACATCGACCTTCCCCTGGAGATGCAGCGGGCCATCGCGCGGCAGGCCGAGGCCGAACGCGAGCGCCGCGCGAAGATCATCGCCGCCGAGGGCGAACACCAGGCCGCGGAGAAGCTGTCCCTGGCCGCGGATGTGCTCAGCCGCAACCCTGCGACGCTCCAGCTGCGCTACCTCCAGACGCTGGTGGAAATCACGGGCGGTGGGAACCACACCATCCTGCCCATTCCGCTGGAGCTGCTGCGCGCGTTCGGCGCCGTGCCCGTGCGGCCCTTCCGGCCAGAGGAGCCGCGCGAGGATGAGCCCGAGGACGGCGAGGACGCGTCCCCGGGTCTGTCTTGA
- a CDS encoding NADPH-dependent F420 reductase, with translation MYTLFSKDRLTMNDTNKLKIGILGAGTIGKTLARKLAAAGHDVKVANSRGPETIDAETVATGAKAVTAAEAVQGVDVVILSTPPTALIKIASLLAPLPAETVVMDTSNYHPFRDGRIAAIDAGQAESLWVVEQLGRPIVKAWNSLVTDSLVNKGLPAGSPGRIALPVAADRERDRRIGMRLVEDTGFDAVDAGTLAESWRQQPGAPSYCTDLTREELPAALASAERDRLAKRRNLATEVFLERFPNLGQEIPPADFVLRVHRTLFM, from the coding sequence ATGTACACGCTTTTCTCGAAGGACAGGCTGACCATGAACGACACGAACAAGTTGAAGATCGGGATCCTCGGCGCGGGAACCATTGGCAAGACGCTGGCGAGGAAGCTGGCGGCGGCCGGCCACGACGTGAAGGTCGCCAACTCGCGCGGCCCGGAGACGATCGACGCAGAGACCGTGGCGACCGGCGCGAAGGCCGTCACCGCCGCCGAGGCGGTGCAGGGCGTGGACGTGGTGATCCTATCGACGCCGCCTACGGCCTTGATCAAGATCGCCTCGCTGCTCGCCCCCTTGCCCGCCGAGACGGTCGTCATGGACACGTCGAACTACCATCCGTTCCGGGATGGCAGGATCGCTGCGATCGACGCCGGTCAGGCCGAGAGCCTGTGGGTGGTCGAGCAGTTGGGCCGGCCGATCGTCAAGGCGTGGAACTCGCTCGTCACGGACTCCCTTGTGAACAAGGGCCTACCGGCGGGAAGCCCCGGCCGCATCGCGCTCCCCGTCGCGGCCGACCGTGAGCGGGATCGGAGGATCGGGATGCGGCTCGTTGAGGACACCGGCTTCGATGCGGTCGATGCGGGCACGCTCGCCGAGTCGTGGCGGCAACAGCCCGGCGCGCCCAGTTACTGCACCGACCTGACCCGCGAGGAACTGCCCGCCGCTTTGGCGAGCGCCGAGCGGGACCGTCTGGCGAAGCGGCGCAATCTAGCCACCGAAGTCTTCCTCGAACGCTTCCCGAATCTGGGCCAGGAGATTCCGCCTGCTGACTTCGTCCTCCGCGTGCATCGCACATTGTTCATGTGA
- a CDS encoding immunity 52 family protein → MVETYYVGSYWLARHESAEACARRTEHFFHRLGHCDPAWTRWYETADSFEEARKLHFTPNAASFQKLFARKENHFGDRFSYGLWTGDNIQETSTVDGRCGSSSLRLPSSCVLNPHAEGPVGERVLTAPVMTEVLRAMALAWDPEWGVVTSHQYEELLSDKVIPAGTSVSWVVYFSRLRGTVPPLPAPVRIEPVEDKGTLVILTPERFTASNSGHVTLAARVHEMLNRAGLLRPLQPWLAR, encoded by the coding sequence ATGGTAGAAACTTATTACGTTGGCTCCTATTGGCTCGCCCGGCATGAATCCGCCGAGGCTTGCGCACGCCGCACGGAGCACTTCTTCCACCGCCTCGGGCACTGCGACCCGGCGTGGACCCGTTGGTATGAGACGGCAGACTCCTTCGAGGAGGCGCGCAAACTCCACTTCACGCCAAACGCAGCGAGCTTCCAGAAGCTGTTCGCACGGAAGGAGAATCATTTCGGTGACCGTTTCTCTTACGGGCTGTGGACTGGCGACAACATTCAGGAGACCTCCACCGTTGACGGAAGGTGCGGTTCATCCTCGCTACGGCTTCCGTCCTCCTGCGTCCTCAACCCCCATGCTGAAGGCCCCGTCGGTGAGCGAGTGCTGACCGCTCCCGTCATGACCGAGGTGTTGCGCGCCATGGCCCTGGCCTGGGACCCAGAGTGGGGAGTGGTCACCTCTCACCAATACGAAGAACTGCTTTCAGACAAGGTCATCCCCGCAGGCACCTCGGTGAGTTGGGTGGTGTACTTCTCACGGCTGCGCGGCACGGTGCCTCCACTGCCTGCCCCCGTGCGCATCGAGCCGGTGGAGGACAAGGGTACCCTCGTCATTCTGACTCCCGAGCGGTTCACCGCTTCCAACTCGGGGCACGTCACGCTGGCCGCTCGCGTCCACGAGATGCTGAACCGGGCAGGGCTGCTGCGACCGTTGCAGCCCTGGCTAGCAAGGTGA
- a CDS encoding TonB-dependent receptor, which yields MAHRLMRIGSVLGLAVWLAAAPALAQRTTADIRVGLRELRGPATGITVLAVNTQSGFAAKGIARSDGSFFLTGLPPGEYVITVTQPGGKEVYRTVTVQVGQTVDLNINVQEESSLDLGQGETVLVQGKAPESSSSEVATNVGREEIANLPQNNRNFLNFAALAPGVRVSNDEFNKNFSSGALEARSTNVFVDGVSLKNNVIEGGLVGQDASRGNPFPQLAVSGFRVITQNYKAEYEQANSAIISAITRSGGNDFHGDLFLTFQNQALIAKDYFLAERPEQLRSQFGAALGGPLVKDKLHFFVTYEGNIQDRSNLVAIGNPNEENLSRFDAFQGNFGSPFREHLGFAKLTWRPADNQTLDVSASLRTETDIRNFGGLISVESAEDVRNNVLTTSARHQLRLGALTNEATFQFLNSKFNPVATRPGEVGRDYEGVIRIGGRDTSQDVRQQAFTLRNDVTFADFDWAGQHVMKAGAKLSFQRYQIERTLFGNPVFRFREDEGNGLSYDFPAEASYGVGDPKAASNNTQVGLYVQDDWEIAKRLTLNVGLRWDVETNPLNNGYVTPAEVRAAVEELAAIVAQRNGPGFFPVENYLTDGTQRPVFLGAVQPRLGAAFDVMGNGRTVLFAGAGRYYDRTLFNTGVDERLRLQYQVRTFYFSRDGAPRFGQPTIAWRPEYLSRQGLDALIDSGVAPAPEIFLLENDTRPQYSDQLSAGLRQQAGPFNTSLTLTHIRSKNGVGFYPANRESTGNRDYIPTPGGFGNVIISVDDRTSTYSSVQVSAEKPFSSEFSSGSIPWGASLAYTLGVARERGAAYNFDYPTVKDSPVTPTSTDERHRLVLSGIVGLPLEFKLSTLITLGSGLPYTIYDNSRGTGPTEFVLRTNGGRADGFINFSQVDLRLAKDFTISKGRRINAFAECFNLFNARNFGGYDGYLPPETEPANPKFGEPTNLVGPPRSFQFGMGYNF from the coding sequence GTGGCTCACCGGCTCATGCGCATCGGGAGCGTGTTGGGGCTTGCCGTCTGGCTCGCGGCCGCGCCAGCGCTGGCGCAGAGGACGACGGCGGACATCCGGGTCGGCCTCCGCGAGCTTCGCGGACCGGCCACGGGCATCACCGTGCTCGCGGTGAACACCCAGAGCGGCTTCGCGGCGAAGGGAATCGCCCGCTCGGATGGCTCGTTCTTCCTGACCGGCCTGCCGCCCGGCGAGTATGTCATCACCGTCACCCAGCCCGGCGGCAAGGAGGTGTACCGGACGGTCACCGTCCAGGTGGGCCAGACGGTGGACCTGAACATCAACGTCCAGGAGGAGTCCTCGCTGGATCTCGGCCAGGGCGAGACCGTGCTCGTTCAGGGCAAGGCCCCCGAGAGCTCCAGCTCCGAGGTCGCCACCAACGTGGGCCGCGAAGAGATCGCCAACCTGCCCCAGAACAACCGCAACTTTCTCAACTTCGCGGCCCTCGCGCCCGGCGTTCGCGTCTCCAACGATGAGTTCAACAAGAACTTCTCGTCTGGCGCGCTCGAGGCGCGCAGCACCAACGTGTTCGTGGACGGGGTGAGCCTCAAGAACAACGTCATCGAAGGCGGTCTGGTCGGCCAGGACGCGAGCCGTGGAAACCCCTTCCCGCAGCTCGCGGTCAGCGGGTTCCGCGTGATTACGCAGAACTACAAGGCCGAGTACGAGCAGGCCAACAGCGCCATCATCTCCGCCATCACCCGCTCGGGCGGCAACGACTTCCATGGCGACCTCTTCCTCACCTTCCAGAACCAGGCGCTGATCGCCAAGGACTACTTCCTGGCGGAGAGGCCCGAGCAGCTGCGTTCCCAGTTCGGGGCGGCGCTGGGAGGGCCGCTGGTGAAGGACAAGCTGCACTTCTTCGTGACGTACGAAGGCAACATCCAGGACCGCTCGAACCTGGTGGCGATTGGCAATCCGAACGAGGAGAACCTGAGCCGGTTCGACGCCTTCCAGGGCAACTTCGGCAGCCCCTTCCGGGAACACCTGGGCTTCGCGAAGCTGACGTGGCGGCCCGCGGACAACCAGACCCTGGATGTCAGCGCCAGCCTCCGGACCGAGACGGACATCCGCAACTTCGGGGGCCTGATCAGCGTCGAGAGCGCCGAGGACGTGCGCAACAACGTGCTCACCACCTCGGCCCGGCACCAGCTGCGGCTGGGGGCGCTGACGAACGAAGCCACCTTCCAGTTCCTAAACTCGAAGTTCAACCCGGTCGCCACGCGGCCGGGCGAGGTGGGGCGTGACTACGAGGGCGTCATCCGGATCGGTGGCCGCGACACCAGCCAGGACGTCCGCCAGCAAGCGTTCACGTTGCGCAACGACGTGACGTTCGCGGACTTCGACTGGGCCGGCCAGCACGTGATGAAGGCCGGTGCCAAGCTCTCCTTCCAGCGGTACCAGATCGAGCGCACGCTCTTCGGCAACCCCGTGTTCCGCTTCCGCGAGGATGAAGGCAACGGCCTGAGCTATGACTTTCCGGCCGAGGCCTCCTATGGCGTTGGCGATCCGAAGGCGGCGTCCAACAACACGCAAGTGGGCCTGTACGTCCAGGACGACTGGGAGATCGCCAAGCGGCTGACGCTGAACGTGGGCCTCCGGTGGGATGTGGAGACCAACCCCCTGAACAACGGCTATGTGACGCCCGCGGAGGTCCGCGCGGCGGTGGAAGAGCTCGCGGCCATCGTCGCGCAGCGGAATGGGCCCGGCTTCTTCCCGGTCGAGAACTACCTGACCGACGGCACCCAGCGTCCCGTCTTCCTGGGCGCGGTGCAGCCGCGGCTGGGCGCGGCCTTCGACGTGATGGGCAACGGCCGCACGGTCCTCTTCGCGGGCGCGGGGCGCTACTACGACCGCACCCTGTTCAACACCGGCGTGGATGAGCGGCTGCGGCTTCAGTACCAGGTCCGCACGTTCTACTTCTCGCGGGACGGCGCCCCCCGCTTCGGGCAACCGACCATCGCCTGGCGGCCCGAGTACCTGAGCCGGCAGGGGCTCGATGCGCTGATCGACAGCGGCGTGGCCCCCGCCCCGGAGATCTTCCTGCTGGAGAACGACACCCGGCCGCAGTACAGCGATCAGCTCAGCGCGGGGCTCCGGCAGCAGGCCGGGCCGTTCAACACCTCGCTGACGCTCACGCACATCCGCAGCAAGAACGGCGTGGGCTTCTATCCCGCCAACCGCGAGTCGACGGGCAACCGCGACTACATCCCCACGCCGGGCGGCTTCGGCAATGTCATCATCTCCGTGGACGACCGGACCTCCACCTACAGCAGCGTGCAGGTCTCGGCGGAGAAGCCTTTCTCGAGCGAGTTCTCGTCAGGGAGCATTCCGTGGGGAGCGTCCCTGGCCTACACGTTGGGCGTCGCCCGGGAGCGGGGTGCGGCCTACAACTTCGACTACCCGACCGTCAAAGACAGTCCCGTGACCCCCACGTCCACCGACGAGCGCCACCGGCTCGTGCTCTCCGGCATCGTGGGGTTGCCGCTGGAGTTCAAGCTGTCCACGCTCATCACCCTGGGAAGCGGCTTGCCCTACACCATCTACGACAATTCCAGGGGCACCGGTCCCACCGAGTTCGTGCTCCGCACCAACGGGGGCCGGGCGGACGGCTTCATCAATTTCAGCCAGGTGGATCTCCGGCTGGCCAAGGACTTCACCATCTCCAAGGGCCGCCGCATCAACGCCTTCGCCGAGTGCTTCAACCTCTTCAACGCCAGGAACTTCGGCGGATACGACGGGTACCTCCCCCCGGAGACCGAGCCCGCGAATCCGAAATTCGGGGAGCCGACGAATCTGGTGGGGCCGCCGCGCAGCTTCCAGTTCGGCATGGGCTACAACTTCTGA
- a CDS encoding NfeD family protein codes for MGWLVAFLLLAGLLVPARAAALSVVARCELEGVVDAGSGAYLADCVRRAEARGATALLVRLDTPGGSLEATRSVVRAFLGSRVPVLVWVGPSGAHAGSAGVFIALASNVAAMAPGTNIGAAHPVRLDGKDVEDAGGEQLARKIENDTVAFAEGIARQRGRNAAWAASAVRASASVPADQAVTLRVVESVAPTEAAFLASVDGQRVEVAEGKTVTLSTRDVQVETLEPGLSQRVVHALAQPSIVYLLFLAAALGLVMELSHPGAIVPGLMGGVALVLALMASATLPVRSGALVWMLVGVGLIIAELFVTHGLLGTAGVGLMLLGGVLLVDRFEPGWFVEPSFRLSWAVMLPTVLVLAGTTVLIAYRGAQTRKLPQRGGDVGLVGEAGKALGPVTPSGGEVFVHGERWRAVSFTPIREGARVVVRAVEGLTLTVAEALP; via the coding sequence ATGGGCTGGCTCGTGGCCTTTCTTCTCCTCGCCGGCCTGCTGGTGCCCGCGCGTGCAGCTGCGCTGTCCGTCGTCGCCCGATGTGAGCTGGAGGGCGTGGTGGACGCGGGCTCGGGTGCGTACCTCGCGGACTGCGTGCGGCGCGCGGAGGCCCGAGGCGCCACGGCGTTGCTCGTGCGGCTGGATACACCTGGGGGCTCTCTGGAGGCCACGCGCTCCGTCGTCCGGGCGTTCCTGGGCTCGCGCGTGCCCGTGCTCGTCTGGGTGGGACCGTCCGGCGCGCATGCCGGCAGTGCAGGCGTGTTCATCGCGCTCGCGTCCAACGTCGCGGCCATGGCGCCTGGGACGAACATCGGCGCTGCGCATCCCGTACGTCTCGACGGTAAGGACGTGGAGGACGCTGGCGGGGAACAACTGGCCCGGAAGATTGAAAACGACACCGTGGCCTTCGCGGAGGGCATCGCCCGGCAGCGGGGACGCAATGCCGCCTGGGCTGCGTCCGCCGTGCGCGCCAGCGCCAGCGTCCCCGCGGACCAGGCCGTCACGCTGCGCGTGGTGGAGTCCGTCGCGCCCACCGAGGCCGCGTTCCTCGCCTCCGTCGATGGACAGCGCGTGGAGGTGGCGGAGGGGAAGACGGTGACGCTCTCCACCCGCGACGTCCAGGTGGAGACGTTGGAGCCGGGGCTGTCACAGCGGGTGGTGCATGCGCTCGCGCAGCCCTCCATCGTCTACCTGCTGTTCCTGGCCGCGGCGCTGGGGCTGGTGATGGAACTGTCCCATCCAGGCGCGATTGTGCCGGGACTCATGGGCGGCGTCGCGCTGGTGCTGGCGTTGATGGCCTCGGCCACGTTGCCGGTGCGTTCGGGGGCGTTGGTGTGGATGCTCGTGGGCGTGGGGCTCATCATCGCGGAGCTGTTCGTCACCCATGGCCTCCTGGGCACGGCGGGCGTGGGGCTGATGCTGCTGGGAGGTGTGCTGCTGGTGGACCGCTTCGAGCCCGGCTGGTTCGTGGAGCCGTCCTTCCGGCTGTCCTGGGCCGTGATGCTGCCCACGGTGCTGGTGCTCGCGGGGACCACCGTGCTCATCGCGTACCGCGGCGCCCAGACGCGCAAGCTGCCACAGCGGGGCGGCGACGTGGGGCTCGTGGGGGAGGCGGGCAAGGCATTGGGGCCCGTCACGCCTTCGGGCGGCGAGGTGTTCGTCCACGGCGAGCGCTGGCGCGCCGTCTCCTTCACTCCCATCCGCGAGGGCGCCCGGGTCGTGGTGCGCGCCGTGGAAGGACTCACCCTCACCGTCGCGGAGGCGTTGCCATGA
- a CDS encoding MarR family winged helix-turn-helix transcriptional regulator, translating into MGKPKRTTDDRQRVGWQLSFALYSASNRVIRLHRPFLDPLGLTYPQFLVMLALYESAPRTVGALGDELGMENGTLTPLLKRLEGAGLVTRTRDRQDERRVLIDLTAAGEALRETACLVPEKIETACRLTDRDLAELRDTLNGLALPRSPQAADLAAD; encoded by the coding sequence ATGGGTAAACCAAAGCGTACAACAGATGATCGGCAGCGAGTCGGGTGGCAGCTATCGTTCGCGCTCTACAGCGCGTCGAACCGCGTCATCCGGCTTCACCGGCCGTTCCTCGACCCGCTCGGACTGACCTACCCGCAGTTCCTCGTGATGCTCGCGCTCTACGAGTCCGCCCCGCGGACCGTCGGCGCGTTGGGCGACGAACTCGGCATGGAGAACGGGACGTTGACGCCGCTCCTGAAGCGCCTCGAAGGCGCGGGGCTGGTGACCCGCACCCGCGACCGACAAGACGAGCGTCGCGTGCTGATCGACCTCACGGCGGCGGGCGAGGCGCTCCGCGAGACGGCGTGCTTGGTGCCGGAGAAGATCGAGACGGCCTGCCGCCTCACCGACCGCGACCTCGCCGAACTCCGCGACACCTTGAACGGGCTGGCCCTCCCCCGTTCGCCCCAAGCAGCGGACCTTGCGGCCGACTGA
- a CDS encoding SDR family NAD(P)-dependent oxidoreductase yields the protein MTGQKVWFITGAGRGIGSDLVTAALEAGHNVVATARDDVAVTAEVGEHERLLALAMDVTDPSAVDGAVRKALDRFGSIDVLINNAGRFYTGFFETLSPEQVRAQMEVNFFGTLHVTRAVLPVMRAQRRGHVVTVSALVGIVGAPFISIFAASKFALEGWMESITPEVAPFGITTTIVEPGAFRTKPPKDRGRTVFPEIAIEDYAEATKKHTESVKGFNGKEPGHRKKLASAFISIVDMKQPPKRWVAGDDAVEGIVAKGRQLIADATAFSELSTRLAHDD from the coding sequence ATGACGGGTCAGAAAGTGTGGTTCATTACGGGCGCGGGGCGTGGAATTGGCAGCGACCTCGTCACGGCCGCGCTGGAGGCGGGGCACAACGTCGTCGCCACGGCGCGTGACGACGTCGCGGTGACGGCCGAGGTAGGTGAGCACGAGAGGTTGCTCGCACTCGCCATGGACGTCACCGACCCCTCTGCTGTCGACGGTGCAGTTCGCAAGGCGCTAGACCGCTTCGGGTCTATTGACGTCCTGATCAACAACGCCGGCCGGTTCTACACTGGATTTTTCGAGACGCTGTCGCCGGAGCAGGTGCGAGCGCAGATGGAGGTCAACTTCTTCGGGACCCTTCATGTCACCCGGGCGGTCCTGCCGGTTATGCGGGCTCAACGCCGAGGGCACGTGGTTACCGTAAGCGCTCTGGTTGGGATCGTGGGCGCTCCGTTCATCTCCATATTCGCGGCCTCGAAGTTTGCGCTGGAGGGTTGGATGGAGTCGATCACGCCCGAAGTAGCGCCATTCGGCATCACCACCACCATCGTCGAACCGGGGGCCTTCCGCACCAAGCCCCCGAAGGATCGCGGCCGAACCGTCTTCCCCGAGATCGCCATCGAGGACTACGCGGAAGCCACCAAAAAACACACCGAGAGCGTCAAGGGGTTCAACGGGAAAGAGCCGGGCCACCGCAAAAAGCTGGCGTCCGCGTTCATCTCCATCGTGGACATGAAGCAACCGCCCAAGCGTTGGGTCGCCGGCGACGACGCGGTCGAGGGGATCGTCGCCAAGGGCCGTCAACTCATCGCCGACGCCACTGCATTTTCCGAGCTGTCGACCAGACTCGCGCATGATGACTGA